CGGCGACATCTGGATCGGGATGTGCGGCGAGATGGCCGGCGATCCAGACCTGACGGAGTTGCTGATCGGCCTCGGTCTCGACGAACTGAGCATGAGCGCGGTCACGATCCCCGACGTCAAAGCGAACGTCGTTGACGTCTCGACGGCCGACGCGAGAACACTGGCCGAGACGGCACTCCGAGCAGCGACGAAAGACGAAGTGAGAGCGGCGCTGTCAGAGGACACATAGCGCCTCGTCGCGGGCGCCCCCGGCCGAAACGATATCTGCGAGAACCGACACTAACAGTATATGCAAGAGCGACAGCGACACAAACTGGCGGACACAGCACAGCAGATCGTCGGGGGGTTCCTGCTGTCCGGACCCTTCGTCGTGACCGGCGAGGTGTGGCAACTGGCCCGGAACATGACCGTCTTCCACAGTCTGTTCCTCGTAGCTGTCATCATGGCTATCGGCTACGGTGGCCTCTACGGAGCCGATAACGACCGCGACCCCCGGAGGGAAGCTGCGATACTCGGTGTCCCGGTGCGGTTCATCTCGCTACTGATCGTCGCGTTCGGGTCGGTCACCCTGCTGGCGTTCGCGATTACCGCGCCGTCGGTCTTCCTCGCCGATCTGGACCCCGCGGGCAGACTGGCTGTCACGGCGCGCACTGTCAGCGTCGCGGCTATCTTCAGCGTCGTGGGGGCGGTGACCACTGACAGTCTTTTCTGAGGTCTCCCGACGGGTATTCCGCATCCATTATTACGGAGGCGAGTAAACGCTCATACGGTGACAACGAATGCCGTTCTACGGCGGAAGTGAACTCAGTCAGGTGTACGACAAGGCTCTGGAGGAGGACTTCGGGCTGGTGGCCAGCAACATCGCCGAAGCGGACGTGATGATGGGGCTGATGGAGGGTGCTTCGCAGGTAAACTCCGATCTGCTCATCCAGATGAGCGCTGGTGCATGTAGTTTCGCGGGCAACGGCGACCCCGAGGCCGGCTTGCGCGCGATGGGGAACTACATCGACGTCATCGCCGAGCAGTACGACATCGGCGTGTTCCTCAACATGGACCACCAGACGGACATGGACTTCATCGACATGCAGATCGAGACGGAGATCCCCTCCTCGATCATGATCGACGCCTCCCACGAGGACTTCGAGGAGAACATCCGCCAGTCCAAAGCAGTCGTCGACAAGATCGACGAGGCCGACGCGGACATCCTCGTCGAGGCCGAACTCGGCCGGATCAAGGGCGTCGAAGACGAGATCGTCGCCGAGGAAGCCTTCTACACCGACCCCGAGGACGCCGTCGAGTTCGTCGAGCGCACGGGCTGTGACCTGCTCGCTATCTCCGTCGGGACCCAGCACGGCGTCGCGAAGGGCAAAGACCTCGAACTCAAACCCGACCTCGCCAGCGAGATTAGCCAGACGCTGGCCGATCACGGTCTCGAGATCCCGCTGGTGCTCCACGGCTCGTCGGGTCTGCAGCCCCCGCAGGTCGAGGACTTCATGCACCGTGGCATCTGCAAGATGAACAAGGACACGCGCTACCAGTACGAGTACACGCGCACCCTGTTCGACCACTACCTCGACCACAAGGACGAACTCGTCCCGCCGGAGGGCGTCGAGGACCAGAAAGACACCTTCTACAACGACGTCGACTGGTCGCCGAACAAGGATCACTTCGATCCGCGCGTCGGCGGTCGGCTCGTCCGCGAGCGCATCGCCGACGTTCACGCCGGTCTCGCGGAACTGTCCGGCAGCGCCGGCAACTCGATGTTCCCGAAGTAAACGACTC
The Halapricum salinum genome window above contains:
- a CDS encoding DUF2391 family protein, producing the protein MQERQRHKLADTAQQIVGGFLLSGPFVVTGEVWQLARNMTVFHSLFLVAVIMAIGYGGLYGADNDRDPRREAAILGVPVRFISLLIVAFGSVTLLAFAITAPSVFLADLDPAGRLAVTARTVSVAAIFSVVGAVTTDSLF
- the fba gene encoding class II fructose-bisphosphate aldolase; the protein is MPFYGGSELSQVYDKALEEDFGLVASNIAEADVMMGLMEGASQVNSDLLIQMSAGACSFAGNGDPEAGLRAMGNYIDVIAEQYDIGVFLNMDHQTDMDFIDMQIETEIPSSIMIDASHEDFEENIRQSKAVVDKIDEADADILVEAELGRIKGVEDEIVAEEAFYTDPEDAVEFVERTGCDLLAISVGTQHGVAKGKDLELKPDLASEISQTLADHGLEIPLVLHGSSGLQPPQVEDFMHRGICKMNKDTRYQYEYTRTLFDHYLDHKDELVPPEGVEDQKDTFYNDVDWSPNKDHFDPRVGGRLVRERIADVHAGLAELSGSAGNSMFPK